One Pseudomonas abieticivorans genomic region harbors:
- a CDS encoding helix-turn-helix domain-containing protein — translation MTHPRASVLQHVSQNIRRLRLAAGLSQSALAELSTVSRRMLVAIEAGEKNVSLTTLDRLAEALGVAFSDLIRAPDNRDPSRIEELAWVGEHPGSKAVLLGSAPASREVELWEWCLQPGEAYWSQADADGWSEQIFVFEGRLTLCFDDQVRLLAAGEFAVYASNRPHGYRNDGEVAVRFVRNVVI, via the coding sequence GTGACCCACCCCCGTGCCTCCGTGTTGCAACACGTCAGCCAGAACATCCGCCGCCTGCGCCTGGCTGCAGGCTTGAGCCAGAGTGCCTTGGCCGAACTGTCCACGGTCAGCCGGCGGATGCTGGTGGCCATTGAGGCGGGTGAGAAAAACGTCAGCCTGACCACCCTGGACCGCCTTGCCGAGGCGCTGGGCGTGGCCTTCAGTGATTTGATCCGTGCCCCGGACAACCGCGACCCCAGCCGTATCGAAGAGCTGGCCTGGGTTGGCGAGCACCCCGGCAGCAAGGCGGTGCTGTTAGGCAGTGCCCCGGCCAGCCGGGAGGTGGAGCTGTGGGAGTGGTGCCTGCAACCCGGCGAGGCTTACTGGTCGCAAGCCGATGCCGATGGCTGGAGCGAGCAGATTTTCGTCTTCGAGGGCCGCCTGACCCTCTGTTTTGACGACCAGGTGCGCTTGCTGGCGGCCGGTGAGTTCGCCGTGTACGCCAGCAATCGCCCCCACGGTTACCGCAATGACGGTGAGGTGGCGGTGCGCTTTGTGCGCAATGTCGTGATCTGA
- a CDS encoding Na+/H+ antiporter subunit E: protein MKRLLPAPWFSLALWLLWLLLNLSLSAGNLLLGAALAILAPLLMAPLRPLPVRISKPWVIVRLMTRVGLDVIVSNLQVAWGVLNLGRKPPRSMFVKVPLDLRNANGLAALSTITTVIPGTVWSELALDRSILLLHVFDLDDEAQFIKHFKATYERPLMEIFE, encoded by the coding sequence ATGAAGCGCCTGCTCCCCGCCCCGTGGTTTTCCCTGGCACTGTGGCTGTTGTGGCTGCTGCTGAACCTGTCCTTGAGTGCCGGCAACCTGCTGCTGGGGGCGGCCTTGGCGATCCTGGCGCCGCTGTTGATGGCGCCGCTGCGGCCTTTGCCGGTTCGCATCAGCAAGCCCTGGGTGATCGTGCGCCTGATGACCCGGGTTGGTCTGGACGTGATTGTCTCCAACCTGCAAGTGGCCTGGGGCGTGCTCAACCTGGGCCGCAAGCCGCCCCGTTCGATGTTCGTCAAGGTGCCGCTGGATTTGCGCAACGCCAACGGCCTGGCCGCGCTGTCGACCATCACCACGGTGATCCCGGGCACGGTCTGGTCAGAGTTGGCCCTGGACCGCAGCATCCTGCTGTTGCACGTATTCGATCTGGACGACGAGGCGCAGTTCATCAAGCACTTCAAGGCCACCTACGAGCGCCCGCTGATGGAGATCTTCGAATGA
- a CDS encoding GlxA family transcriptional regulator: protein MTLMQDADTLEIAVLAGAGSPGDVLAGLTDFFARAQVLRAELGMRRLPVLRFSHWAVSAQGRERIHDTHPGAAGHPGVMFILPYDGSVPFDNPAVCEALRHWHAQGAALLAVDSGVWPLAASGLLDGREATVGTEQVLDLAIAYPAIKVQAPQGFVDGADLVTSAGRLAWLDLAIGVLARYVGATLAVETAALYRPESAQGQPPRPHPFQPNFAHGQAAVLKVQRWLQGNHAKGITLDEMAACAGLEPRTFLRKFHACTGLKPTEYCQHLRVGRACDQLASTQRSIAQVSWSVGYGDEGALRKVFLRITGYSLSDYREQFGLRHPYRPVALKGR from the coding sequence ATGACATTGATGCAGGACGCCGATACCCTGGAAATTGCGGTACTGGCCGGCGCCGGTAGCCCTGGCGACGTGCTGGCCGGGCTGACCGATTTTTTTGCCCGGGCCCAGGTGCTGCGTGCCGAATTGGGCATGCGCCGGCTACCGGTATTGCGCTTCAGCCACTGGGCGGTGTCGGCCCAAGGCCGCGAGCGCATCCATGACACGCATCCCGGCGCCGCCGGCCATCCTGGGGTGATGTTTATTTTGCCGTATGACGGCTCCGTGCCCTTTGATAACCCCGCAGTGTGCGAGGCGCTGCGCCACTGGCATGCCCAGGGTGCGGCGTTGCTGGCGGTGGATTCGGGCGTCTGGCCGCTGGCCGCCAGCGGTTTGCTCGACGGGCGCGAAGCCACGGTGGGCACCGAGCAGGTGCTGGACCTGGCCATCGCCTACCCGGCGATCAAGGTCCAAGCGCCGCAAGGGTTTGTGGACGGCGCGGACCTGGTGACCAGCGCCGGGCGCCTGGCCTGGCTGGACTTGGCCATTGGCGTGCTGGCCCGTTACGTGGGCGCGACCCTGGCGGTCGAAACCGCCGCCCTGTATCGCCCGGAGTCTGCCCAAGGCCAGCCACCGCGACCCCACCCCTTCCAGCCCAATTTCGCCCACGGCCAGGCCGCCGTGCTCAAAGTACAGCGCTGGCTGCAAGGCAACCACGCCAAGGGCATCACCCTGGATGAAATGGCCGCCTGCGCCGGCCTTGAGCCGCGTACCTTCCTGCGCAAGTTTCACGCCTGCACCGGCCTCAAACCCACCGAATACTGCCAGCACTTGCGGGTCGGGCGGGCGTGCGACCAACTGGCGAGCACCCAGCGCAGCATCGCCCAGGTTTCGTGGAGCGTGGGGTATGGCGACGAGGGGGCGTTGCGCAAGGTGTTCCTGCGCATCACCGGTTATTCGTTAAGCGATTACCGCGAACAATTCGGCCTGCGCCACCCTTACCGCCCCGTGGCCTTGAAAGGCCGCTAA
- a CDS encoding Na+/H+ antiporter subunit C, giving the protein MEEVIAIAIGVLAASGVWLILRPRTFQVVMGLCLLSYGVNLFIFSMGSLFIGKEPIIKDGVPQNLLNYTDPLPQALVLTAIVISFAMTALFLVVLLASRGLTGTDHVDGREPRE; this is encoded by the coding sequence ATGGAAGAAGTGATTGCAATCGCCATTGGCGTACTCGCCGCCTCCGGCGTCTGGTTGATCCTGCGCCCGCGTACGTTTCAGGTGGTTATGGGCCTGTGCCTGCTGTCCTATGGGGTGAACCTGTTCATCTTCAGCATGGGCAGCCTGTTCATCGGCAAGGAGCCGATCATCAAGGACGGCGTGCCGCAGAACCTGCTCAATTACACCGACCCCCTGCCCCAGGCCTTGGTGCTCACGGCCATCGTCATCAGCTTTGCCATGACCGCCTTGTTCCTGGTGGTGTTGCTGGCCTCGCGCGGCCTGACCGGTACCGACCACGTTGACGGCCGGGAGCCCAGGGAATGA
- a CDS encoding heavy metal translocating P-type ATPase, whose amino-acid sequence MSDHAHHHHGHAHHGHSHGVLTGGMLSRDEQRSAARQLTLAMVALGLLALGLLWRWLDPQQDGVGQMLFGAASILVAIPVLRSAWFSLRFPSLHGITDQLVALALLGAWATGDLLTAALLPILMIFGHVLEERSVIGSQEAIEALGKLTRSHARRIDADGSVHEVDNSALQAGDLVEVRAGDRVPADGRVLEGQASLDTAPITGESVPVQAAPGMEVFGGAINLDGWLRIEVLRTGEASTLGKVIALMQKAEQSKPPITRLLERYAGGYMVLVLLIAAVTWFITNDPQAMLAVLVAACPCALVLSAPATAIAGIAVAARHGILIRSSAFLEEFADLSSLVIDKTGTLTYGALHLQTLAPATGVELDRDALLHLAASLGAASSHPVSRALATLVPQDAYHPLEQLRERQGLGVIAQTSKGEAALGRAELFQQMGVDLPPVPLHDGPIAGLSLNGRFMAWLLLADRVRPEAAEAMADLRELGLGRQLLLTGDRLPVANALAEVVGIKDVVAQALPEDKLSRVTAEIRNGFRPLVVGDGINDSLALKAGVVGVAMGAGGADIALASADIVLIGSDLRRLGTCVRLSRQCRRTLQVNVAIGLGWTLAIVAAAAFGLLGAAGAMIAAILHNLSTLLVLGNAGRLLRIEEPLKKPR is encoded by the coding sequence ATGAGCGATCACGCACACCACCATCACGGCCATGCTCACCATGGCCACTCCCACGGCGTGCTGACCGGGGGCATGCTCAGCCGCGACGAACAACGCTCGGCGGCGCGCCAATTGACCCTGGCCATGGTGGCCTTGGGGCTGCTCGCCCTTGGCCTGCTGTGGCGCTGGCTAGACCCGCAACAAGATGGCGTCGGCCAGATGCTGTTTGGCGCCGCCTCCATTCTGGTGGCGATCCCGGTGCTACGCTCGGCCTGGTTCAGCCTGCGTTTCCCCAGCCTGCACGGCATTACCGACCAACTGGTCGCATTGGCCTTGCTGGGCGCCTGGGCCACCGGCGACCTGCTCACCGCAGCACTCCTGCCGATCCTGATGATCTTTGGCCACGTGCTCGAAGAGCGCAGCGTGATCGGCTCCCAGGAAGCCATCGAGGCTTTGGGTAAGTTGACCCGCAGCCACGCCCGGCGCATCGATGCCGACGGCAGCGTGCACGAAGTCGACAACAGTGCCTTGCAAGCCGGCGACCTGGTTGAAGTACGTGCCGGTGACCGCGTGCCCGCCGATGGTCGGGTGCTGGAAGGTCAAGCCAGCCTGGACACCGCGCCCATCACCGGCGAATCGGTGCCGGTACAGGCCGCGCCGGGCATGGAAGTGTTCGGCGGTGCGATCAACCTCGACGGTTGGCTGCGCATCGAAGTGTTGCGCACCGGCGAGGCGTCGACCTTGGGCAAGGTCATCGCGCTGATGCAGAAGGCCGAGCAATCCAAGCCGCCGATCACCCGCCTGCTGGAACGCTACGCCGGCGGTTACATGGTGCTGGTGCTGCTGATTGCCGCCGTCACCTGGTTCATCACCAACGACCCGCAGGCAATGCTTGCCGTGCTGGTGGCTGCCTGCCCTTGTGCACTGGTGTTATCGGCGCCGGCCACGGCCATTGCCGGCATCGCGGTGGCTGCGCGCCACGGCATCCTGATACGCAGCTCGGCCTTCCTGGAAGAATTCGCCGACCTGAGTTCGCTGGTGATCGACAAGACCGGCACCTTGACCTACGGCGCCTTGCACCTGCAAACCCTGGCCCCGGCCACAGGCGTGGAGCTGGACCGCGATGCCTTGCTGCACCTGGCGGCGAGCCTGGGCGCGGCCAGCAGCCACCCGGTCAGCCGCGCCTTGGCGACCTTGGTGCCGCAAGACGCCTATCACCCGCTTGAGCAACTGCGCGAGCGCCAAGGCTTGGGCGTGATTGCCCAGACCAGCAAGGGCGAAGCGGCGCTGGGCCGGGCCGAGCTGTTCCAGCAAATGGGCGTGGACCTGCCGCCCGTGCCGCTGCATGACGGGCCCATCGCCGGCCTGTCGCTGAACGGCCGGTTCATGGCCTGGCTGCTGCTGGCTGACCGGGTGCGCCCGGAAGCGGCCGAAGCCATGGCCGATTTGCGTGAACTGGGACTGGGCCGGCAATTGCTGCTGACCGGCGACCGCCTGCCCGTGGCCAACGCGCTGGCCGAGGTGGTGGGGATCAAGGACGTGGTGGCCCAAGCCTTGCCGGAAGACAAGCTGAGCCGCGTGACAGCAGAAATCCGCAACGGCTTCCGCCCGTTGGTGGTCGGTGACGGCATCAATGATTCGTTGGCGCTCAAGGCCGGCGTAGTGGGCGTGGCCATGGGCGCCGGCGGTGCCGACATCGCCCTAGCCTCGGCCGACATCGTGCTGATCGGCAGCGACCTGCGCCGCCTGGGCACCTGCGTGCGCCTGAGCCGTCAGTGCCGGCGGACCCTGCAGGTCAACGTGGCCATCGGCCTGGGCTGGACCCTGGCCATCGTCGCCGCCGCAGCCTTTGGTTTGCTGGGCGCCGCCGGGGCGATGATCGCCGCCATCCTGCACAACCTCAGCACGCTGCTGGTGCTGGGCAATGCCGGGCGGTTATTGCGGATTGAGGAGCCGTTGAAAAAGCCGCGTTAG
- a CDS encoding K+/H+ antiporter subunit F, whose translation MSALLANSILLSLFIFSVAMVLALIRLFRGPSAQDRVLALDYLYILGMLMMLVLGIRYASDTYFEAALLIALFGFVGSFALAKFLLRGEVIE comes from the coding sequence ATGAGTGCCCTGCTTGCCAACAGTATCCTATTGAGCCTGTTTATCTTCAGCGTGGCCATGGTCCTGGCACTGATTCGCCTGTTCCGCGGCCCTTCGGCCCAGGACCGCGTGTTGGCGCTGGACTACCTGTACATCCTGGGCATGCTGATGATGCTGGTGCTGGGCATCCGCTACGCCAGCGACACCTATTTCGAGGCAGCGCTGCTGATCGCCCTGTTCGGCTTCGTCGGCTCGTTCGCCCTGGCCAAATTCCTCTTGCGTGGCGAGGTGATCGAATGA
- a CDS encoding ABC transporter substrate-binding protein, producing MKGLLALAMSAVLSSALAAAPVSQTTAPIHFADLNWESGSLITEVLRLIVEKGYGQQTDTLPGTTITLETALSKNDIQVIGEEWAGRSPVWVKAEAAGQVVAIGDTVKGATEGWWVPEYVIKGDAARGIKPLAPDLRSISDLPRYKDVFKDPETPGKGRFLNSPIGWTSEIVNAQKIKAYGLSDSYVNFRSGSGAALDAEITSSIKRGKPVLFYYWSPTPLLGRYKLVQLEEPAFDAQAWKTLTDPNDPNPRPTRSLPSKLSIGVSAPFQQQYPQLVEFFAKVQLPIGPLNQALASMSEKHQAPREAARAFLKANPDLWKAWVPADIASNLSSSLQ from the coding sequence ATGAAAGGATTATTGGCGCTGGCCATGAGCGCCGTATTGAGTTCGGCATTGGCTGCCGCACCCGTGAGCCAAACCACGGCACCGATTCACTTTGCCGACCTTAACTGGGAAAGTGGCAGCCTGATTACCGAAGTGCTGCGCCTGATCGTCGAGAAGGGCTACGGCCAACAGACCGACACCCTGCCGGGCACCACCATCACCCTTGAAACCGCCTTGTCGAAAAACGATATCCAGGTGATCGGTGAAGAGTGGGCAGGCCGCAGCCCCGTGTGGGTAAAAGCCGAAGCTGCCGGCCAGGTGGTCGCCATCGGCGACACGGTCAAGGGTGCCACCGAAGGCTGGTGGGTGCCGGAGTACGTGATCAAGGGCGATGCGGCCCGTGGCATCAAGCCGCTGGCGCCGGACTTGCGCAGCATCAGCGACTTGCCGCGCTACAAGGACGTGTTCAAAGATCCCGAGACCCCCGGCAAGGGGCGTTTCCTCAACAGCCCCATTGGCTGGACCTCGGAAATCGTCAACGCGCAAAAGATCAAGGCGTACGGCTTGAGCGACAGCTACGTGAACTTCCGTTCCGGCTCCGGGGCGGCGCTGGACGCCGAGATTACTTCGTCGATCAAGCGTGGCAAGCCGGTGTTGTTCTACTACTGGTCGCCCACGCCGCTGCTGGGGCGCTACAAGCTGGTGCAGTTGGAGGAGCCGGCCTTCGATGCCCAGGCCTGGAAAACCTTGACCGACCCCAATGACCCCAACCCCAGGCCGACGCGCTCGTTGCCGTCCAAGTTGTCCATCGGCGTGTCGGCGCCGTTCCAGCAGCAGTATCCGCAACTGGTCGAGTTCTTCGCCAAGGTGCAGTTGCCAATCGGGCCGCTGAATCAGGCGCTGGCGAGCATGAGCGAGAAGCACCAGGCGCCGCGTGAGGCGGCCAGGGCCTTTCTCAAGGCCAACCCAGACCTGTGGAAAGCCTGGGTGCCTGCCGATATCGCCAGCAACCTGAGCAGCAGTTTGCAGTGA
- a CDS encoding monovalent cation/H+ antiporter subunit A encodes MSLIVLLLLPFVGSCLAAVLPHNARNSESILAGLVALIGTVQMALLYPQIADGGVIREEIAWLPSLGFNLVLRIDGFAWLFSMLVLGIGTLVALYARYYMSPEDPVPRFFAFFLAFMGAMLGLVMSGNLIQIVFFWELTSLFSFLLIGYWHHRADARRGAYMALMVTGAGGLCLLVGVLLLGHVVGSYDLDTVLASGDLIRAHALYPVLLTLILIGALSKSAQFPFHFWLPHAMAAPTPVSAYLHSATMVKAGVFLLARLWPALSGSDQWFWIVSGAGACTLLLGAYAAMFQNDLKGLLAYSTISHLGLITLLLGLNSPLAAVAAVFHILNHATFKASLFMAAGIIDHESGTRDIRRLSGLVKLIPYTATLAMVASAAMAGVPLMNGFLSKEMFFAETVFITSTAWVEIALPVVATVAGTFSVVYALRFTVDVFFGPKATDLPHQPHEPPRWMRAPVELLVMACLVVGIFPAQSVGPILATAARPVVGGTLPEYSLAIWHGLNAPMIMSLIAMSAGVVLYLLLRKQLKRGRFVLPPLVGRFNGKRFFERSLVLCMRLARRLERKLTTRRLQPQLFMLVLMAVLAGLIPFLSNGLSWGDRPKIPGSGVFVLLWLIAIACALGAAWQAKYHRLAALTMVGVCGLMTCVTFVWFSAPDLALTQLVVEVVTTVLILLGLRWLPRRIEDAMPLPGSENRARVRRLRDLVLATVVGGGMALLSYAMLTRPTPNHISSFYLSRALPEGGGSNVVNVMLVDFRGFDTLGEITVLVAVGLAVFALLRRFRPPKESIQLPAQQRLLAPDVVTDLVNPRSANDTALGFMMVPAVLVRLLLPIAVVVSMYLFMRGHNQPGGGFVAGLVMSVAFILQYMVAGTQWVEAQMRLRPLRWMGTGLLCATLTGAGSLLFGYPFLTTHTAHLHLPLLGDIHVASALFFDIGVFTVVVGATLLILTALAHQSVRSHRPSSQPKAVASTGGVA; translated from the coding sequence ATGTCCTTGATAGTTCTACTGCTTCTGCCCTTCGTTGGCAGCTGTTTGGCGGCTGTGTTGCCGCATAACGCCCGTAACAGTGAATCAATTCTGGCAGGCTTGGTGGCCCTGATCGGCACCGTGCAGATGGCGCTTCTTTACCCGCAGATCGCCGATGGCGGGGTCATTCGTGAAGAAATCGCCTGGCTGCCCAGCCTGGGTTTCAACCTGGTGCTGCGCATCGATGGCTTCGCCTGGCTGTTTTCCATGCTGGTGCTGGGCATTGGCACGCTGGTCGCGCTCTACGCCCGTTACTACATGTCGCCAGAAGACCCGGTGCCACGCTTCTTCGCGTTTTTCCTGGCCTTCATGGGCGCGATGCTGGGCCTGGTGATGTCGGGCAACCTGATCCAGATCGTGTTTTTCTGGGAACTCACCAGCCTGTTCTCCTTCCTGCTGATCGGTTACTGGCACCACCGCGCCGACGCCCGTCGCGGCGCCTACATGGCGCTGATGGTGACCGGTGCCGGTGGCCTGTGCCTGCTGGTGGGCGTGCTGCTGCTGGGCCACGTGGTGGGCAGTTACGACCTGGACACGGTGCTGGCTTCAGGCGACCTGATCCGCGCCCACGCCCTGTACCCGGTGCTGCTCACGCTGATCCTGATCGGCGCCCTGAGCAAAAGCGCGCAGTTCCCCTTCCATTTCTGGCTGCCCCACGCCATGGCGGCGCCGACCCCGGTGTCGGCCTACCTGCACTCGGCAACCATGGTCAAGGCCGGGGTGTTTCTGTTGGCACGCCTGTGGCCGGCGCTGTCGGGCAGTGACCAATGGTTCTGGATCGTCAGTGGCGCCGGGGCCTGCACCCTGTTGCTGGGCGCATACGCGGCGATGTTCCAGAACGACCTCAAGGGTCTACTGGCCTACTCCACCATCAGCCACCTGGGCCTGATCACCTTGCTGCTGGGCCTCAACAGCCCGCTGGCGGCGGTGGCCGCGGTGTTCCATATCCTCAACCATGCCACCTTCAAGGCTTCGCTGTTTATGGCCGCCGGCATCATCGACCACGAGAGCGGCACCCGCGACATTCGCCGCCTCAGCGGCCTGGTCAAGTTGATCCCCTACACCGCCACCCTGGCGATGGTGGCCAGCGCGGCCATGGCCGGCGTGCCCTTGATGAACGGCTTTTTGTCCAAGGAAATGTTCTTCGCCGAGACCGTGTTCATTACCTCCACCGCCTGGGTCGAGATCGCCCTGCCGGTGGTCGCCACCGTGGCCGGTACGTTCAGCGTGGTCTACGCCCTGCGCTTTACCGTCGACGTGTTCTTCGGGCCCAAGGCCACCGACCTGCCCCATCAACCCCATGAGCCGCCACGCTGGATGCGCGCACCGGTGGAGCTGCTGGTCATGGCGTGCCTGGTGGTGGGCATATTCCCGGCGCAGTCGGTCGGCCCGATCCTGGCCACGGCAGCGCGCCCGGTAGTGGGCGGCACCTTGCCGGAGTACAGCCTGGCGATCTGGCACGGGCTCAACGCGCCGATGATCATGAGCCTGATCGCCATGTCGGCGGGCGTGGTGTTGTACCTGCTGCTGCGCAAGCAACTCAAGCGCGGGCGCTTCGTGCTGCCGCCGCTGGTGGGGCGGTTCAACGGCAAGCGCTTCTTTGAGCGCAGCCTGGTGCTGTGCATGCGCCTGGCCCGACGCCTGGAGCGCAAGCTGACGACCCGGCGCCTGCAGCCGCAACTGTTTATGCTGGTTTTGATGGCGGTGTTGGCTGGGCTGATCCCCTTCCTGTCCAACGGGCTGAGCTGGGGCGATCGGCCGAAAATCCCAGGTTCCGGGGTGTTCGTGCTGCTCTGGTTGATCGCCATCGCCTGCGCCCTGGGCGCCGCCTGGCAGGCCAAGTACCACCGGCTGGCGGCGCTGACCATGGTCGGCGTTTGCGGGCTGATGACTTGCGTCACCTTCGTCTGGTTCTCGGCACCCGACCTTGCCCTGACGCAACTGGTGGTCGAAGTGGTGACCACGGTGCTGATCCTGCTGGGCCTGCGCTGGCTGCCTCGGCGGATCGAGGACGCCATGCCGCTGCCCGGCAGCGAAAACCGCGCCCGCGTGCGCCGCCTGCGCGACCTGGTGCTGGCCACCGTGGTGGGTGGCGGCATGGCGCTGCTCAGCTACGCCATGCTGACCCGACCTACGCCCAATCATATTTCCTCGTTCTACCTGAGCCGGGCCCTGCCCGAAGGCGGCGGCAGCAACGTGGTGAACGTGATGCTGGTGGACTTCCGCGGCTTCGACACCCTGGGCGAGATCACCGTGCTGGTGGCCGTGGGCCTGGCGGTGTTTGCCTTGCTGCGACGCTTCCGCCCACCGAAGGAAAGCATCCAGCTACCGGCCCAGCAGCGTCTGCTGGCACCGGACGTGGTCACGGACCTGGTCAACCCGCGCAGCGCCAACGACACCGCGCTGGGCTTCATGATGGTGCCTGCGGTGCTGGTGCGCTTGCTGCTGCCGATTGCCGTGGTGGTGTCGATGTACCTGTTCATGCGTGGCCACAACCAACCAGGTGGCGGCTTTGTCGCAGGCCTGGTGATGTCGGTGGCGTTCATCTTGCAGTACATGGTGGCAGGCACCCAATGGGTGGAGGCGCAAATGCGCCTGCGACCGCTGCGCTGGATGGGCACGGGCCTGCTGTGCGCGACGCTCACCGGCGCCGGCTCGCTGCTGTTCGGCTACCCGTTCCTCACCACCCACACCGCGCACTTGCACCTGCCACTGCTGGGCGACATTCACGTGGCCAGCGCGCTGTTCTTCGATATCGGGGTATTTACCGTGGTAGTGGGCGCAACCCTGCTGATCCTGACCGCCCTGGCGCACCAGTCGGTGCGCAGCCACCGGCCATCCAGCCAGCCCAAAGCCGTTGCATCGACAGGAGGCGTCGCCTGA
- a CDS encoding Na+/H+ antiporter subunit G has product MNQVEALPLWVEVITAALLLLGSLFALLGAIGLVRLKDFFQRMHPPALASTLGAWCIALASILYFSWLKHAPLLHAWLIPILLSITVPVTTLLLARAALFRKRMAGDEVPAEVSSRPPQG; this is encoded by the coding sequence ATGAATCAGGTTGAGGCATTGCCCCTGTGGGTCGAGGTCATCACGGCCGCGCTGTTGTTGCTCGGCAGCCTGTTCGCGCTGCTGGGGGCCATTGGCCTGGTGCGCCTGAAGGATTTTTTCCAGCGCATGCACCCGCCGGCCCTGGCCTCGACGCTGGGCGCCTGGTGCATCGCCCTGGCGTCGATTCTGTATTTTTCCTGGCTCAAGCACGCACCGCTGCTACACGCCTGGCTGATCCCGATCCTGCTGTCGATCACGGTGCCGGTGACCACCCTGCTGCTGGCCCGCGCCGCGCTGTTTCGCAAGCGCATGGCTGGCGACGAGGTGCCGGCCGAAGTCAGCAGCCGGCCACCACAGGGCTGA
- a CDS encoding monovalent cation/H+ antiporter subunit D has product MTLPNHLIVAPILLPLFTAALMLLLGEKRRPLKARLNLLSSLAGLGIAMYLLWWVQQQSQAESIGVYLPGNWQVPFGLVLVLDRLSALMLVLTGVVGVSALLFAMARWDRAGTSFHALFQIQLMGLYGAFLTADLFNLFVFFEVLLAASYGMMLHGSGKARVKAGLHYIAINLLASSLFLIGAAMIYGVTGTLNMADLALKIPLVPEADRALLHAGAAILATAFLAKAGMWPLNFWLVPAYSAASAPVAALFAIMTKVGVYTLLRLWTLLFSSQAGASAHFGGDWLIVGGLATIAVAAIALVAAQRLERMASLSILVSAGILLAAIGFAQPALTAGALFYLVSSTLALCALFLLAELIERSRSANDLVADEIDSMPPPLESLHPPKGINLDDEQKAVVGQVIPWTMAFLGLSFIACALLIIGMPPLSGFIGKLSLISALFNPQGMGVAPQAPLSPAGWALVILLVLSGVASLMGLARIGIARFWTPQERPSPLLRSYECLPIVVLLGLCMVLTVKAESLMRYTQDTAAMLDDPKQYVMAVMATRPVPNPQTQADESQVQP; this is encoded by the coding sequence ATGACTTTGCCGAACCACCTGATCGTCGCGCCTATCCTGCTGCCGTTGTTTACCGCCGCGCTGATGTTACTGCTGGGCGAAAAGCGCCGGCCGCTCAAGGCACGCCTGAACCTTTTGTCCAGCCTCGCAGGGCTTGGCATTGCCATGTACCTGTTGTGGTGGGTGCAACAGCAGAGCCAGGCTGAGTCCATTGGCGTATACCTGCCGGGTAACTGGCAAGTGCCCTTTGGCCTGGTGCTGGTTCTCGATCGCCTGTCGGCGTTGATGCTGGTGTTGACCGGAGTCGTCGGCGTCAGCGCGCTGTTGTTCGCCATGGCCCGCTGGGACCGCGCCGGCACCAGCTTCCACGCGCTGTTCCAAATCCAGCTGATGGGCCTGTACGGCGCCTTCCTGACGGCCGACCTGTTCAACCTGTTCGTGTTTTTCGAAGTGCTGCTGGCGGCCTCCTACGGGATGATGCTGCACGGCTCGGGCAAGGCCCGGGTGAAGGCCGGCCTGCATTACATCGCGATCAACCTGCTGGCATCCTCGTTGTTTCTGATCGGCGCGGCGATGATCTACGGCGTGACCGGCACCCTGAACATGGCCGACCTGGCCCTGAAGATCCCGCTGGTGCCCGAGGCCGACCGCGCCCTGCTGCACGCCGGCGCGGCAATCCTGGCCACCGCCTTCCTGGCCAAGGCCGGCATGTGGCCGCTGAACTTCTGGCTGGTGCCGGCCTACTCCGCAGCCAGTGCCCCGGTGGCGGCCCTGTTCGCGATCATGACCAAGGTGGGCGTGTACACCCTGCTGCGCCTGTGGACCCTGCTGTTTTCCAGCCAGGCCGGCGCTTCGGCGCACTTTGGCGGCGATTGGCTGATCGTTGGCGGGCTCGCCACCATCGCCGTGGCGGCCATTGCGCTGGTGGCCGCCCAACGCCTGGAACGCATGGCCAGCCTGAGCATCCTGGTGTCGGCCGGCATCCTGCTGGCTGCCATCGGCTTCGCCCAGCCGGCGCTCACGGCGGGGGCGCTGTTTTACCTGGTCAGTTCCACCCTGGCCTTGTGCGCGCTGTTTTTGCTGGCCGAATTGATCGAACGCTCGCGCTCGGCCAACGACTTGGTGGCCGATGAAATCGACTCGATGCCGCCGCCCCTGGAATCGCTGCACCCGCCCAAGGGCATCAACCTGGACGATGAACAAAAGGCCGTGGTCGGCCAGGTCATCCCCTGGACCATGGCGTTTTTGGGCTTGAGCTTTATCGCCTGCGCCCTGCTGATCATCGGCATGCCGCCACTGTCGGGGTTCATCGGCAAGCTGAGCCTGATCAGTGCCTTGTTCAACCCGCAGGGCATGGGGGTTGCGCCCCAGGCACCGCTGTCCCCGGCCGGCTGGGCCCTGGTGATCCTGTTGGTGCTGTCGGGCGTGGCGTCGCTGATGGGGCTGGCACGCATCGGCATCGCGCGTTTCTGGACCCCACAAGAGCGCCCGTCGCCGTTGCTGCGCAGCTACGAATGCCTGCCCATCGTGGTGCTGCTCGGCCTGTGCATGGTGCTGACCGTCAAGGCCGAATCGCTGATGCGCTACACCCAGGACACCGCCGCCATGCTCGATGACCCCAAGCAATACGTGATGGCCGTGATGGCGACGCGCCCGGTACCCAACCCGCAAACCCAGGCCGATGAATCGCAGGTGCAGCCATGA